A genome region from Gemmatimonadales bacterium includes the following:
- the pruA gene encoding L-glutamate gamma-semialdehyde dehydrogenase, translating into MSNTIPTPINEPILSYAPGTAERAAVKAALKAMGGEVADIPLIIGGKEIRTGTTVPVVSPHRHAHVLGQVHQAGVREVAQAVQASERAYRDWSTWSLEDRAAVFLRAADLLAGPWRQVLNAATMLGQSKTIFQAEIDAACELIDFWRFNVAFAAELEAKQPLSVPGMWNRMEYRPLEGFIYAISPFNFTAIGGNLAGAPALLGNTVVWKPAATASLSGYYIMKLLEAAGLPPGVINFVPGNPTTVSDRLLADRRLAGIHFTGSTAVFQSLWRTVGERISEYATYPRLVGETGGKDFVLAHPSADPAALAVALVRGAFEYQGQKCSAASRAYIPQSLWPEVRDRAVAMIGELKMGDVADFRNFLGAVIDARSFEKLKGYLDQARKDRGVTVLAGGGADGTKGYFVEPTLLQVKDPSYRTMCEELFGPVLTAYVYKDDDWKPTLKLVDSTSPYALTGAVFARDRSAIADAHRALRHSAGNFYINDKPTGAVVGQQPFGGARASGTNDKAGSFLNLIRWLSPRTVKETMVPPTDYRYPFMAGQ; encoded by the coding sequence ATGTCCAATACTATCCCGACCCCGATCAACGAACCGATCCTGTCTTACGCGCCGGGTACGGCGGAGCGAGCCGCGGTCAAAGCGGCCCTCAAGGCCATGGGCGGTGAGGTCGCCGACATTCCGCTGATTATCGGCGGCAAGGAGATTCGCACCGGGACGACGGTGCCGGTGGTGTCGCCGCACCGGCACGCCCACGTTCTGGGTCAGGTTCATCAAGCCGGCGTCCGGGAAGTGGCTCAGGCGGTACAGGCATCCGAGCGCGCCTATCGCGACTGGTCGACCTGGTCGCTCGAGGATCGCGCCGCAGTCTTTCTCCGGGCTGCCGACCTGCTGGCTGGGCCCTGGCGTCAGGTGCTCAATGCCGCGACCATGCTCGGCCAGAGCAAGACGATTTTTCAGGCTGAGATCGACGCAGCCTGCGAGTTGATCGACTTCTGGCGCTTCAATGTGGCCTTCGCGGCCGAGCTCGAAGCCAAGCAGCCGCTATCGGTGCCCGGTATGTGGAACCGGATGGAGTACCGACCGCTCGAAGGATTCATCTATGCCATCTCGCCCTTCAACTTCACCGCAATCGGCGGGAATCTGGCGGGCGCCCCGGCGTTGCTCGGCAACACCGTGGTCTGGAAGCCCGCAGCAACGGCGTCATTGAGCGGCTACTACATCATGAAACTGCTGGAGGCCGCTGGCCTGCCGCCTGGCGTGATCAACTTCGTGCCCGGCAATCCGACCACCGTGTCCGATCGACTGCTGGCGGATCGTCGATTGGCGGGCATTCACTTCACCGGATCGACGGCGGTGTTTCAGTCGCTCTGGCGCACGGTCGGCGAGCGGATCAGTGAGTACGCAACCTACCCTCGCCTGGTGGGCGAGACCGGCGGCAAAGACTTCGTGCTGGCCCATCCCAGCGCCGATCCGGCTGCCCTGGCGGTCGCCTTGGTGCGTGGCGCCTTCGAGTACCAGGGACAGAAGTGCAGCGCCGCGTCGCGCGCCTACATTCCGCAGAGCCTGTGGCCGGAGGTTCGGGATCGCGCCGTCGCCATGATCGGCGAACTCAAGATGGGCGACGTGGCCGACTTCCGGAACTTCCTGGGAGCCGTGATCGACGCCCGGTCGTTCGAGAAGCTCAAGGGCTACCTCGATCAAGCCAGGAAAGACCGGGGTGTCACGGTTCTCGCCGGCGGCGGCGCCGACGGCACCAAGGGGTATTTCGTCGAGCCCACCCTCCTGCAGGTCAAGGATCCCAGCTATCGCACCATGTGCGAGGAGCTGTTCGGACCTGTCCTGACGGCCTACGTCTACAAGGACGACGACTGGAAGCCCACGCTGAAACTGGTCGACTCTACCAGTCCCTACGCATTGACCGGTGCCGTGTTTGCCCGCGACCGCTCGGCCATCGCCGATGCGCACCGGGCGCTGCGCCATTCGGCCGGCAACTTCTACATCAACGACAAGCCCACCGGGGCGGTGGTCGGACAGCAGCCTTTCGGAGGCGCCCGGGCCAGTGGAACCAATGACAAGGCCGGGTCGTTTCTGAATCTGATCCGGTGGCTCTCGCCGCGCACCGTCAAGGAAACCATGGTGCCGCCAACCGACTATCGCTACCCGTTCATGGCAGGTCAGTAA
- a CDS encoding YggT family protein — MALAPVAGLIDLAIRAIALSAVGLAAIVAATHWAVRSRRIAPLGAWSKTVRSLSDPVLRPLERQLARRGGNPQDASLWLIGIAVVLGLALVWVARGLIQLVYSLLALRDASPLMLARVGVDWAITLIIAALFVRFIGTWFGLGSTHRGMRPFYALTEWILAPIRRRLPPFGIIDASPIVAYLLLLLLRALLFRVLGG; from the coding sequence ATGGCCCTCGCCCCGGTAGCCGGGCTGATCGATCTCGCCATTCGGGCAATCGCGTTGAGCGCCGTCGGCTTGGCCGCAATCGTCGCCGCGACCCACTGGGCGGTTCGTTCCCGCCGCATTGCGCCGCTCGGTGCGTGGTCCAAAACGGTCCGAAGCCTCTCCGACCCGGTGCTTCGTCCCCTCGAGCGGCAACTCGCCCGGCGCGGCGGCAACCCGCAGGATGCCTCGCTCTGGCTGATCGGGATTGCCGTCGTGCTTGGGCTGGCCCTCGTCTGGGTCGCACGAGGCTTGATCCAGCTCGTCTATTCCCTGCTGGCCCTTCGTGATGCCTCACCGCTGATGCTGGCGCGGGTCGGGGTCGACTGGGCCATTACGCTGATCATTGCCGCGCTGTTCGTACGCTTCATCGGCACCTGGTTCGGGTTGGGGTCGACCCACCGGGGGATGCGCCCGTTCTACGCGCTGACCGAGTGGATCCTTGCCCCGATTCGCCGGCGATTGCCGCCGTTCGGCATCATCGATGCGAGTCCGATCGTTGCCTATCTGCTGCTGCTGCTCTTGCGGGCCCTGCTTTTCCGGGTGCTTGGCGGCTAG
- a CDS encoding YggU family protein, with the protein MPIHPTPQGVRIELHVQPRASRTEIAGMHGDALKLRIASPPIDGAANDEIIRFLAARLALPRRAVTITGGASGRRKVVAVEGVTVAAARLALGLAD; encoded by the coding sequence GTGCCGATCCATCCGACGCCCCAGGGGGTCCGGATCGAGCTGCACGTTCAGCCGCGCGCGTCGCGAACCGAAATCGCCGGGATGCACGGCGACGCGCTCAAACTGCGCATCGCCTCCCCACCGATCGATGGCGCGGCCAACGACGAGATCATCAGGTTTCTGGCCGCTCGCCTTGCGCTGCCGCGCCGAGCCGTGACCATCACCGGTGGTGCTTCGGGACGCCGCAAAGTCGTTGCCGTCGAAGGCGTCACGGTGGCCGCCGCCCGGCTCGCCCTGGGCCTGGCCGACTAG